Proteins encoded together in one Marinobacter sp. Arc7-DN-1 window:
- a CDS encoding porin family protein has translation MKHTRSLAVFFATGLAAAGTVSAQDMYKSGVGGLYTGLNYTFINLESGSADADVGTLSAKVGVMATPFLGIEARGGFGVDDDRIGGADFSLDNFFGGYATFNLVNESPITPYAVLGFTRVEIEADSFLGTATEDETDVSYGIGMNMEFAPNLSGNLEYMRYYEDNDTEIDGLGVGIQFNF, from the coding sequence ATGAAACACACACGTTCACTCGCCGTATTTTTTGCGACTGGTCTGGCGGCTGCCGGCACTGTAAGCGCCCAGGATATGTACAAATCCGGCGTTGGCGGCCTCTATACCGGCCTGAATTACACCTTTATCAACCTTGAAAGCGGTAGCGCCGATGCCGATGTGGGCACGCTTTCAGCCAAGGTCGGCGTGATGGCCACGCCATTTCTGGGTATCGAAGCCCGGGGTGGTTTCGGTGTGGATGATGACCGGATTGGCGGAGCAGATTTTTCGCTGGACAACTTCTTCGGCGGCTATGCCACGTTCAACCTGGTCAACGAGTCTCCGATTACGCCTTATGCCGTTCTCGGCTTCACCCGGGTCGAAATCGAAGCGGATTCTTTCCTTGGCACTGCAACCGAGGATGAAACCGACGTTTCCTACGGCATCGGGATGAATATGGAGTTCGCACCGAATCTGTCCGGAAACCTCGAATATATGCGTTACTATGAAGACAACGATACCGAAATCGATGGCCTGGGCGTCGGCATTCAGTTCAACTTCTGA
- a CDS encoding ATP-dependent zinc protease has translation MKFVSKAGAAAALFFLSTIVVSAESDSNSEKRSPETLGFVEWVVMQDTSLRLKARLDTGAKTSSLHAVNVEPFDKDGKEWVSFQIPLGDHEDQPTEGELDHENVTLELERPVERTVLIKRKGAPSQRRYVVRMEFCIAGTTHETQFSLTDRGKFSYPVLLGRRFMRDDNILVDSADAFLAKRECEYMTLKELAEKHQAKVLEK, from the coding sequence ATGAAGTTTGTGAGTAAGGCGGGAGCGGCTGCCGCACTGTTTTTCCTCTCGACGATTGTTGTTTCAGCTGAGTCAGATTCAAACAGTGAAAAACGCTCACCGGAAACCCTTGGCTTTGTGGAATGGGTGGTGATGCAGGATACCAGCCTTCGCCTTAAAGCCCGCCTGGATACCGGTGCCAAAACCTCGTCTCTCCATGCTGTTAACGTCGAACCGTTCGATAAAGACGGCAAGGAATGGGTGAGTTTTCAGATTCCACTGGGCGATCACGAAGACCAGCCAACCGAAGGCGAACTGGACCATGAGAATGTCACTCTGGAGCTTGAACGGCCGGTAGAGCGAACGGTCCTCATCAAACGCAAAGGCGCGCCTTCACAGAGGCGATACGTGGTACGTATGGAATTCTGCATCGCAGGCACCACCCATGAAACACAGTTTTCACTGACGGACCGGGGCAAGTTCTCCTACCCGGTACTCCTGGGCCGGCGCTTCATGCGCGATGACAACATTCTGGTGGACTCCGCCGACGCATTTCTTGCCAAACGGGAGTGCGAGTACATGACGCTGAAAGAACTGGCCGAAAAGCATCAGGCAAAAGTGCTTGAGAAATAA
- a CDS encoding PilZ domain-containing protein, with the protein MEHRLSKRVHGKLRLLVYKRGMPVATGQIRDASKRGLFIATDYTDVQLNQTVELEFRFPGKQEKQCRRLKAHVVRKSDKGLGVDFEGVENDSFTVSSLICWLKKHPMPMNYFPVRRQAY; encoded by the coding sequence ATGGAACACAGACTCAGTAAACGCGTTCACGGAAAGCTTCGCCTGCTGGTGTATAAACGCGGAATGCCCGTAGCAACCGGTCAGATCCGGGACGCCTCAAAGCGGGGCCTCTTCATTGCGACAGATTACACCGATGTGCAGTTAAACCAGACCGTCGAACTCGAATTTCGTTTTCCCGGCAAACAGGAAAAGCAGTGCCGAAGGCTGAAAGCCCATGTTGTCCGCAAATCAGACAAAGGGCTTGGCGTGGATTTCGAAGGCGTTGAGAACGACAGCTTTACCGTCTCCTCGTTAATCTGCTGGCTGAAAAAACATCCTATGCCGATGAACTATTTTCCGGTTCGCCGGCAAGCCTACTGA
- a CDS encoding DUF3417 domain-containing protein, whose amino-acid sequence MTLAYTPRSLPEFLNGLFRLALDLRWTWHHGSDELWRALDEETWDSTHNAWLVLNSVSGERLEELEQDPLFQQRYLEQLAAHHKFVNANT is encoded by the coding sequence TTGACCCTAGCCTATACACCGCGGTCCTTACCGGAATTCCTGAACGGTTTGTTTCGTCTGGCACTGGACCTGCGGTGGACCTGGCACCACGGCAGTGACGAGTTGTGGCGCGCCCTTGATGAAGAAACCTGGGATTCCACCCACAATGCCTGGCTGGTTCTGAACAGTGTGTCTGGTGAAAGGCTCGAAGAACTCGAGCAGGATCCTTTATTCCAGCAACGCTATCTCGAACAGCTGGCGGCCCACCACAAATTCGTTAACGCCAACACCTAG
- a CDS encoding TrkH family potassium uptake protein translates to MFVLLSIFMTLPVILLAGSETPNAMAFAESAAIACGVGILGMGLTYRKPRELKPRYMFVLTVSSWFIIALLSSLPFYLSDLKISAADAFFEGTSGITTTGATVLSDLDTMDKDLLIWRSILQWIGGIGIIGMFVAVLPFLRVGGMRLFATESSEWTDKALPRMKTLSRGLLFVYVAFSIIAVVTYRFSGMTLFDAFNHGLTSIATGGFSTSDMSMGKFSDLILMEATFFMIIGSLPFFLFVREMHGQHGVLFRDQQVRLFLTILFVVPLLLTLYRWMVSPVPFHPVHNYAATLFNVTSVVTTTGYASEDYSAWGPLTFVLFFFLMFVGGCSGSTAGGMKIFRFQLSLIILREQLMRLLHPRAVLTRKYNGRSVSDEIISSMIAYTFIFLLCLLLITVALAAMQLDFVTALSGALTALTNVGPGLGDIIGPAGNFGPLPDAAKWVLSAGMLMGRLEILSVVIMLAPAFWRT, encoded by the coding sequence ATGTTTGTGCTTCTCAGCATTTTCATGACATTGCCTGTCATTTTGCTTGCGGGCTCCGAAACGCCAAACGCCATGGCGTTTGCGGAATCGGCGGCTATTGCCTGTGGCGTGGGGATTCTGGGTATGGGCCTCACCTACCGGAAACCACGGGAGCTGAAGCCGAGGTACATGTTCGTGCTTACGGTTTCGTCCTGGTTCATTATTGCGCTGCTTTCCTCTCTGCCTTTTTACCTGAGTGACCTGAAAATTTCCGCCGCCGATGCATTTTTTGAGGGCACGTCAGGTATTACCACTACGGGTGCAACCGTGCTCAGTGATCTGGATACAATGGATAAGGATCTGCTGATCTGGCGTTCGATCCTGCAGTGGATAGGCGGAATCGGGATCATCGGCATGTTCGTTGCGGTCCTGCCGTTTCTCCGTGTAGGCGGTATGCGTCTGTTTGCCACGGAGTCTTCGGAGTGGACGGATAAGGCCTTGCCTAGAATGAAGACACTGAGCCGGGGCCTTCTTTTCGTGTATGTGGCGTTCTCGATTATTGCTGTGGTGACTTACCGGTTTTCCGGCATGACACTGTTCGATGCCTTCAACCATGGGCTTACCAGCATTGCAACGGGCGGTTTCTCTACCTCCGACATGTCCATGGGCAAGTTCAGTGATCTGATCCTGATGGAGGCCACCTTTTTCATGATCATTGGCAGTCTGCCTTTCTTCCTGTTTGTGCGGGAGATGCACGGGCAGCACGGTGTGCTTTTCCGGGATCAGCAGGTTCGTCTGTTTCTGACGATTCTCTTCGTCGTTCCTTTACTGCTGACCCTGTACCGCTGGATGGTCTCTCCTGTGCCGTTCCATCCGGTCCACAACTATGCAGCCACTCTGTTTAACGTAACTTCGGTCGTAACAACCACCGGCTACGCCTCTGAGGATTATTCGGCCTGGGGTCCACTGACGTTTGTGCTGTTTTTCTTCCTGATGTTCGTGGGCGGCTGCTCCGGTTCCACGGCCGGTGGCATGAAGATCTTCCGGTTCCAGCTGTCGCTGATCATTCTCCGTGAGCAGCTGATGCGCCTGCTGCACCCCCGCGCGGTGCTTACCCGGAAGTACAATGGCCGCTCGGTGAGTGATGAAATCATCTCTTCGATGATCGCTTACACCTTTATTTTCCTGCTTTGCCTGCTGCTGATAACGGTTGCCCTGGCAGCCATGCAACTGGACTTCGTCACAGCCCTGTCTGGCGCCCTCACAGCATTGACCAATGTGGGGCCAGGTCTCGGAGATATTATTGGTCCGGCAGGGAATTTCGGGCCGCTGCCAGATGCCGCAAAATGGGTGCTATCGGCCGGTATGCTGATGGGCCGCCTGGAAATCCTGAGTGTTGTGATTATGCTTGCGCCGGCGTTCTGGCGCACCTGA
- a CDS encoding glycoside hydrolase family 57 protein: protein MASDTKTPVVLCWHMHQPSYQDMRTGQFLFPWVYLHTIKDYSDMAAHLEREPEAKAVVNFAPVLLEQIETYLIQIERWHHGAGEIGDPLLAALVAEELPETGTPAFLGLMEKSLRANPDRIIRRYPAYARLAELADVYRKKPELQRYISGRFLSDLLVWYHLGWMGETIRRENHCIRSLQEKGQHFSMDDRRALLNVIFDVLSGIGPRYRHLAQKGQVELSVSPYTHAMLPLLLELESAREAMPEITLPNHSHYPGGEERAGWQLEKAKTVFQRFFGIEPAGCWASEGGLSQTTLGLLDDAGFHWTASGDSVAHNSLNRAREENPELPDSGIHQPYTFGDSPVTVFFRDDGLSDLIGFTYADWHAKDAVGDLVYHMENIAGQARGKSRPVISVIMDGENAWEYYPENGFHFLDELYRVLAHHPKLKLTTYSELVAHPVAEPIRLPHLVAGSWIYGTFSTWIGDPDKNRAWDLLCEAKIHYDRVMDNGSLNAEQKESAKEQLAICEGSDWFWWFGDYNPAQIVSDFEHLYRRHLVNLYEMIGYPAPPSVFQQLSQGSGEPARGGTMRPGHEADKPV from the coding sequence ATGGCCTCTGACACCAAAACTCCGGTGGTGCTTTGCTGGCACATGCACCAGCCTTCCTATCAGGACATGCGCACAGGCCAGTTCCTGTTTCCCTGGGTGTATCTGCACACCATCAAGGATTACAGTGACATGGCAGCCCACCTGGAGCGCGAGCCTGAGGCAAAAGCCGTGGTCAACTTCGCCCCGGTTCTGCTTGAGCAGATTGAAACCTACCTCATTCAGATTGAGCGATGGCACCATGGCGCCGGGGAGATCGGCGACCCACTGCTCGCGGCGCTGGTAGCGGAGGAACTGCCCGAAACCGGCACACCGGCGTTTCTGGGCCTGATGGAGAAATCCCTGCGGGCCAATCCGGATCGTATTATCAGACGCTACCCAGCGTATGCGCGGCTGGCTGAGCTGGCCGATGTCTATCGCAAGAAGCCGGAACTGCAGCGATATATCTCAGGCCGGTTCCTGTCGGATCTTCTGGTCTGGTATCACCTGGGCTGGATGGGTGAAACCATACGCCGTGAAAACCATTGCATTCGGAGCCTTCAGGAAAAGGGCCAACATTTCTCAATGGATGACCGCCGGGCCCTGCTGAATGTGATATTCGATGTGTTATCTGGTATCGGGCCGAGATACCGGCACCTGGCCCAGAAAGGGCAGGTTGAACTGTCTGTCAGCCCTTATACCCACGCCATGCTGCCGTTGCTGCTGGAACTGGAATCCGCCAGGGAGGCCATGCCGGAGATCACTTTACCCAACCACAGCCACTATCCGGGTGGTGAAGAGCGGGCCGGCTGGCAACTGGAGAAGGCGAAAACCGTTTTCCAGCGCTTTTTTGGCATTGAGCCCGCAGGCTGCTGGGCGTCCGAAGGCGGCCTCAGCCAGACCACACTGGGCCTGCTGGATGACGCGGGATTCCACTGGACCGCCAGCGGCGATTCGGTGGCTCACAACAGCCTCAACCGGGCACGGGAAGAGAATCCGGAGCTGCCGGACTCCGGCATTCACCAGCCGTACACCTTCGGGGACTCCCCGGTAACCGTTTTCTTCCGGGACGATGGCCTGTCCGATCTGATCGGCTTCACCTACGCCGACTGGCACGCCAAGGATGCCGTTGGAGACCTGGTCTATCACATGGAAAACATCGCCGGGCAAGCCCGGGGCAAGTCCCGGCCGGTTATTTCCGTCATCATGGATGGAGAGAATGCATGGGAATACTACCCTGAGAATGGCTTTCATTTTCTGGATGAGCTCTACCGGGTACTTGCGCATCACCCAAAACTGAAACTGACCACCTACAGCGAACTGGTCGCGCACCCGGTCGCTGAACCCATTCGCCTGCCGCACCTTGTGGCCGGAAGCTGGATTTACGGCACCTTTTCCACCTGGATAGGCGACCCGGACAAAAACCGCGCCTGGGATCTGCTCTGTGAGGCGAAAATCCATTACGACCGGGTGATGGATAACGGCAGCCTCAATGCAGAGCAAAAAGAATCCGCGAAAGAACAGTTGGCGATCTGCGAGGGCTCCGACTGGTTCTGGTGGTTCGGAGATTATAACCCGGCCCAGATCGTCAGTGACTTTGAACACCTGTACCGCCGGCACCTGGTGAACCTGTACGAGATGATCGGTTATCCGGCCCCACCCTCCGTATTCCAGCAGTTAAGCCAGGGCAGTGGGGAACCGGCACGGGGAGGCACCATGCGGCCAGGGCACGAAGCGGATAAGCCGGTATGA
- the malQ gene encoding 4-alpha-glucanotransferase, protein MTSSNPDDLFSTRRAGVLLHPTCLPGSWGVLGASARTFADFLADCSLSIWQTLPIGPTHRDLSPYQSLSSHAGNPDFIDLHELVEAGLLSDRELSQPAPEVRHQLLTLAAKRFFISDGGGLNGLDRAAYQRFRATNDYWLDDFCLFWAIREVQDSSDWLQWPDSLRDRDSGALRDFIDQNRSRLARIRFEQFLFHHQWQALRDYARSKGVLLFGDIPIFVAHDSADVWANRHLFKLDERGESTVVAGVPPDYFSSEGQHWGNPLYNWEAMAADGYQWWLKRLESQRHLFDLIRIDHFRGLHAYWEIPAATPEPRYGYWVSGPGDHFLEACFTRFPDLPLVAENLGIISDDVEELRKRFRLPGMTVMQFGFDGSPDNPHLLHNHHARDLVYTGTHDNDTTLGWYQNLDDHTRRYVNEYLGTTGEGMPWPLIEAAFRSVCSLAIVPMQDFFGLGTEARFNTPGTVENNWIWQLDWNLCQKELSDRITESVRQHGRLSWC, encoded by the coding sequence ATGACTTCAAGCAACCCCGATGATCTGTTCAGTACCCGGCGGGCCGGTGTTTTGCTCCACCCAACCTGCCTGCCAGGATCCTGGGGTGTTCTTGGCGCGAGCGCCCGCACCTTTGCCGATTTCCTGGCGGACTGCAGCCTGAGCATCTGGCAAACACTGCCCATCGGGCCAACTCATCGGGACCTCTCGCCCTACCAGTCATTGAGTTCCCATGCCGGCAATCCGGACTTCATAGACTTGCATGAACTTGTCGAGGCGGGTCTTCTGTCAGACCGGGAACTGTCGCAGCCCGCGCCCGAAGTGCGCCACCAACTGCTGACCCTGGCTGCGAAACGCTTTTTCATCAGCGATGGTGGCGGCCTGAACGGACTCGACAGGGCAGCCTATCAACGCTTCCGGGCAACCAACGACTACTGGCTGGATGATTTCTGCCTGTTCTGGGCGATTCGGGAGGTTCAGGATTCATCGGACTGGCTGCAATGGCCGGACTCTCTGAGAGACCGGGATAGCGGAGCCTTGCGTGACTTTATTGACCAGAACCGCTCCCGGCTCGCACGGATCCGGTTCGAGCAGTTTCTGTTCCATCACCAATGGCAGGCGTTGCGCGACTATGCCCGGAGCAAGGGGGTTTTACTGTTTGGTGACATCCCCATCTTCGTTGCCCATGACAGTGCCGATGTCTGGGCCAACCGACATCTGTTCAAGCTTGATGAACGGGGTGAATCCACGGTGGTTGCCGGCGTACCGCCGGATTATTTTTCGTCTGAAGGTCAGCACTGGGGCAACCCGCTCTACAACTGGGAGGCCATGGCGGCCGATGGGTACCAATGGTGGCTGAAGCGGCTGGAAAGCCAACGCCACCTGTTTGACCTGATCCGAATTGATCACTTCCGTGGCCTGCACGCCTATTGGGAGATTCCGGCAGCGACACCAGAACCCAGGTATGGCTACTGGGTATCCGGCCCCGGCGACCATTTTCTCGAAGCCTGCTTCACCCGGTTCCCCGACTTGCCCCTTGTGGCCGAAAACCTGGGCATTATCAGCGACGATGTGGAAGAGCTGCGCAAACGGTTCCGATTACCAGGGATGACGGTGATGCAATTCGGCTTTGACGGCAGCCCGGATAATCCGCACCTGCTACACAACCATCATGCACGGGATCTTGTGTACACGGGGACCCACGATAACGACACCACCCTTGGGTGGTACCAAAACCTTGACGACCACACACGGCGGTACGTTAACGAGTACCTGGGAACCACAGGGGAGGGCATGCCGTGGCCCCTTATTGAGGCGGCTTTCCGGTCGGTGTGCTCGCTGGCCATCGTTCCCATGCAGGACTTTTTTGGGCTTGGAACAGAGGCCCGGTTCAACACACCGGGAACCGTGGAGAATAACTGGATATGGCAACTGGACTGGAATCTTTGCCAGAAAGAGCTGTCAGACAGAATCACCGAATCAGTGCGACAACATGGTCGCCTGTCGTGGTGCTGA
- the glgP gene encoding alpha-glucan family phosphorylase: MGPGIAYFCMEYGISESLPLYSGGLGVLAGDYLKAASDLGLPVTAVGLLFQQGYFRQAISTDGEQMEFYPYNDPTMLPVSPLRDEDDQWVRVVVPFPGRNVRLRAWKAQVGRCELLLLDSNDPRNEPGDRGITSELYTGDPEKRLQQEMVLGIGGWRLLRQLGRQPGLCHLNEGHCALALIERAFGWQEDHQSDFQTARTATRATNLFTTHTSVAAGFDHFSGSLLRLYLAPWLEGRDLNADQLLELGSERAMTGADSADQRLNMALLALNMSGRINGVSRIHQKVSQTLFQPFFRRWPIEDIPADFVTNGVHTPSWDSPESDAIWTRACGQDRWCRPLPMSCPMTAITDEELWEMRRLQRNRLIGYLRRRLSSQHCEQNPANNHAAACGLLLDHETLTLGFARRFTEYKRPDLLLKDQERLLRLLASRDRPLQIVLAGKAHPYDHRGKEIIRRWKAFSRRPDVEGKVVFIEDYDLGVANQLIQGVDVWLNCPRHPWEACGTSGMKVLVNGGLNLSQYDGWWAEAWNADVGWAIRPGATFEELRSTSEHDLSDARELFDLLEHEVIPGFYDVDEQGLPRKWLQQIRASMDQLTAAYSANRMVREYVERFYLPMTEQGKLRSPETAAEILDEQRQIRKHWPRLRFSAFNVAESGASQTYTVEVYLDGIDEQRIAVELVAEASEYGPRTVTAMAMQHPLSGSAHSYRYECMVPSRPEGHYTPRLRVHDERLNLPLENPAILWLK; the protein is encoded by the coding sequence CTGGGGCCAGGCATTGCCTATTTCTGCATGGAATACGGGATCAGTGAATCCCTGCCACTTTATAGCGGCGGGTTGGGGGTTCTTGCTGGCGATTATCTCAAGGCAGCCAGCGATCTGGGCCTGCCCGTAACCGCGGTGGGATTACTTTTCCAGCAGGGTTACTTCCGCCAGGCCATCAGCACCGATGGCGAGCAGATGGAGTTCTATCCCTACAACGACCCTACCATGCTTCCTGTCTCGCCACTCAGGGATGAAGACGATCAGTGGGTGAGGGTGGTTGTACCCTTTCCCGGCCGGAATGTGCGTTTGCGAGCCTGGAAAGCTCAGGTGGGCCGCTGCGAATTATTGCTGCTTGACAGCAATGACCCCCGCAATGAGCCCGGCGACCGGGGGATTACCAGTGAGCTTTATACCGGTGACCCGGAAAAGCGCTTACAACAGGAAATGGTTTTGGGGATCGGCGGCTGGCGCTTGTTAAGACAACTGGGCCGACAGCCCGGCTTATGTCACCTTAACGAGGGGCACTGTGCCCTGGCCCTGATTGAGCGAGCCTTCGGCTGGCAGGAGGATCACCAGAGCGACTTTCAGACAGCCCGCACAGCCACCAGGGCAACCAACCTGTTCACTACCCACACCTCGGTGGCCGCCGGCTTTGACCACTTTTCCGGATCTCTGCTCCGGCTTTACCTGGCTCCCTGGCTGGAAGGCCGGGATCTGAACGCGGATCAACTTCTGGAACTGGGCAGCGAGCGTGCCATGACCGGGGCGGACTCCGCCGACCAGCGCCTGAATATGGCTTTGCTTGCGTTAAATATGAGCGGCCGGATAAACGGGGTCAGCCGCATCCATCAGAAGGTTTCGCAGACTCTCTTCCAGCCGTTTTTCCGACGCTGGCCGATTGAGGATATTCCGGCAGACTTTGTGACCAATGGCGTACACACGCCCAGCTGGGATTCACCGGAATCCGATGCCATCTGGACACGGGCCTGTGGCCAGGACCGATGGTGCCGCCCGCTGCCGATGTCCTGCCCGATGACAGCAATCACGGATGAAGAGTTATGGGAGATGAGGCGGCTTCAGCGCAACCGGCTGATTGGTTACCTCCGTCGACGGCTTTCAAGCCAGCATTGCGAGCAGAACCCGGCCAACAACCACGCTGCCGCGTGCGGGCTGTTGCTGGATCATGAAACCCTTACGCTTGGCTTCGCCCGACGCTTCACCGAATACAAACGGCCCGATCTGCTTCTGAAGGACCAGGAACGTTTGCTCAGGCTACTGGCAAGCCGGGACCGGCCGTTACAGATTGTGCTTGCAGGTAAAGCCCACCCCTATGACCACCGGGGTAAGGAGATCATCCGGCGATGGAAGGCCTTTTCAAGACGACCAGATGTGGAAGGCAAAGTGGTTTTCATCGAAGACTACGATCTGGGCGTTGCCAACCAGTTGATCCAGGGCGTGGATGTATGGCTTAACTGCCCCCGGCATCCCTGGGAAGCCTGCGGCACCAGCGGCATGAAGGTACTGGTCAATGGTGGCCTGAACCTGTCCCAGTATGATGGCTGGTGGGCAGAAGCCTGGAACGCCGATGTGGGCTGGGCTATCCGCCCCGGTGCCACCTTCGAGGAGCTGCGCAGTACGAGCGAGCATGACCTTTCGGACGCCCGGGAACTCTTCGATTTGCTGGAACACGAGGTGATTCCCGGTTTCTACGATGTGGACGAGCAGGGCCTGCCCAGAAAATGGCTGCAACAGATTCGGGCCAGCATGGACCAGCTCACTGCCGCTTATTCGGCCAACCGTATGGTTCGCGAATACGTGGAACGATTCTATTTGCCAATGACGGAACAAGGGAAGCTGCGGAGCCCGGAGACGGCGGCCGAAATTCTGGATGAGCAACGGCAAATCAGGAAGCACTGGCCACGGCTGCGCTTCAGCGCATTCAATGTTGCCGAATCGGGTGCCAGCCAGACTTACACGGTAGAAGTATACCTTGATGGTATCGATGAACAGAGAATTGCTGTTGAGCTGGTGGCAGAGGCCTCTGAATACGGGCCAAGAACGGTTACCGCGATGGCGATGCAGCACCCGTTGAGCGGATCCGCTCATAGCTACCGGTACGAATGTATGGTGCCGTCACGCCCCGAGGGGCACTACACCCCGCGTTTGCGGGTGCATGACGAACGCCTGAACCTGCCCCTTGAGAACCCGGCAATACTCTGGCTGAAATAA
- the glgC gene encoding glucose-1-phosphate adenylyltransferase: MQTAKRFVSRLTRQTLALVLAGGRGSRLHDLTNWRAKPAVPFGGKFRIIDFPLSNCINSGIGQVGVITQYKSHSLIRHIQRGWGFLRGELDEFVELLPAQQRIETSWYEGTADAVLQNLDIIRSHTPEYVLILAGDHVYKMDYGTMLAAHVENDADITVGCIEVPIDEASAFGVMSVDDGLRVTEFVEKPEQPKSMPGQPGKALASMGIYVFRTQVLFDELMRDHKMNGESSHDFGKDIIPSVIKRLRVVAFPFRDPVNNKPAYWRDVGTIDALWQANLELIGISPELNLYDSHWPIWTYQEQLPPAKFIFDDEDRRGAAVDSMVAGGCIVSGAMVRHSLLFSQVRVHSYSDISDSVIYPDVEIGRHCHIRNALIDRGCRIPEGSRIGFDEVEDRKRFHVSSKGIVLITPEMLGQDYPHGL, from the coding sequence ATGCAAACGGCCAAGCGTTTCGTCAGTCGCCTTACTCGTCAAACTCTCGCGCTGGTTCTTGCCGGAGGTCGGGGCTCCCGCCTCCATGACCTCACCAACTGGCGGGCCAAACCAGCGGTTCCCTTTGGTGGAAAGTTCCGCATCATCGATTTCCCACTGTCGAACTGCATCAACTCAGGCATCGGCCAGGTTGGTGTCATCACGCAGTACAAATCTCACTCCCTGATCCGGCATATCCAGCGGGGCTGGGGGTTCCTTCGAGGTGAACTGGACGAATTCGTTGAGCTGCTGCCTGCCCAGCAGCGCATCGAGACTTCCTGGTATGAAGGCACAGCGGATGCCGTTCTGCAAAACCTCGACATCATTCGCAGCCACACCCCGGAATACGTGCTGATCCTGGCTGGCGACCATGTCTACAAGATGGACTATGGCACCATGCTGGCCGCCCATGTTGAGAATGACGCCGATATCACCGTGGGTTGTATCGAGGTGCCTATTGATGAAGCCTCGGCATTCGGCGTGATGTCGGTAGACGATGGGCTCAGAGTCACTGAATTCGTAGAGAAGCCGGAACAACCCAAATCCATGCCCGGCCAGCCTGGTAAGGCACTGGCGTCCATGGGCATCTATGTGTTCAGAACCCAGGTACTGTTCGATGAGCTGATGCGCGATCACAAGATGAACGGTGAGTCATCCCACGATTTCGGCAAGGATATTATTCCGTCTGTGATCAAGCGCCTGCGGGTGGTGGCTTTTCCGTTCCGGGATCCGGTAAACAACAAGCCCGCTTACTGGCGGGATGTCGGCACCATTGATGCCCTCTGGCAGGCCAACCTGGAACTGATTGGCATCAGTCCTGAACTGAACCTCTACGATTCCCACTGGCCGATATGGACGTACCAGGAGCAATTGCCGCCGGCGAAGTTCATCTTCGATGATGAGGACCGCCGGGGGGCGGCGGTGGATTCCATGGTTGCGGGGGGCTGTATTGTCTCAGGCGCGATGGTGAGACATTCGCTGCTATTTTCGCAGGTTAGGGTGCATTCTTACAGTGATATCTCAGACTCGGTCATCTATCCGGACGTAGAGATTGGCCGCCACTGCCACATCCGCAATGCCCTGATTGACCGTGGCTGCCGCATTCCGGAAGGCTCACGCATCGGTTTTGATGAAGTAGAGGACCGCAAGCGGTTTCATGTTTCTTCCAAAGGTATTGTGCTGATCACGCCCGAAATGCTTGGGCAGGATTACCCCCATGGCCTCTGA
- a CDS encoding ACP phosphodiesterase gives MNHLAHVFLAPDSPEARVGSILGDFSRGVDLSALPDAVRQGVRHHRAVDRFTDQHPDVLASKRVFSRQRRRFAGVALDILYDHFLLKHWNRFSDVEREFFIHRIYQELQEYEHLMPSPMARVTRRMVWHDWFGAYRDLQNVGYALDRVAGRIRFPNNFTGIIIEIRENEAELEQKFLSFFPDLQEFAGDIE, from the coding sequence TTGAACCATCTGGCTCACGTATTTCTTGCGCCTGATTCACCCGAAGCCCGGGTGGGCAGCATCCTCGGCGATTTTTCCCGGGGTGTCGATCTCTCGGCACTCCCGGACGCGGTGAGGCAGGGCGTTCGCCACCACCGGGCTGTCGACCGTTTTACCGATCAGCATCCGGACGTACTTGCCAGCAAACGGGTTTTCTCCCGGCAGCGCAGGCGCTTCGCCGGTGTTGCCCTTGATATCCTTTATGATCATTTCCTACTTAAACACTGGAACCGATTCAGCGATGTTGAACGTGAGTTCTTTATTCACCGGATATACCAGGAGTTGCAGGAATACGAGCATCTGATGCCTTCACCCATGGCCCGGGTAACTCGCAGAATGGTCTGGCATGACTGGTTTGGGGCCTATAGAGATCTGCAGAATGTGGGCTATGCCCTGGACCGGGTTGCGGGACGAATCCGGTTCCCGAACAACTTCACTGGCATCATCATAGAGATCCGGGAAAACGAAGCTGAACTGGAGCAGAAGTTCCTTTCATTTTTTCCCGATTTACAGGAATTTGCAGGAGATATTGAATGA